Sequence from the Methanobrevibacter arboriphilus genome:
CCATCAGAAATTTCATTAGCTATAGAATTCGCTGCTTCTACCCAATACTCAGGCTTCATATTCTCACTTAAAATATTATAAAGAGCTTTTACTTTATAATTAGCAATATCCAAAAGTTCAGGATTAGCTCGAAGCAAATCATCAGCAGTAAAAGCTGGATGAACTGCTCCTGTTTTATAATCTATCACAGAAGAAACAGTGCCTCCAGTAGATATTATGGATATATCCATCTTATTAGTATCTTCTTCAATCTTTAATGAGTCAAATTGAATTTTAGGTTCTTTACCTTTTTTTATTAATTCAATTTTAGCATCTGAAATATTAACTCCTAAATTATATCCACTATCAAGCTTTAAAACAATATATCCATCATCAGAATCTTCAGATCTATCAAGCAACATACCTTCGTAGAAAACTTTATTTTTCTCAACTTTAACGGTATCCCCAATAGAAACATTAGCAGAATCTAAAAAACTTTTAGCTAACTTTTTATAAGACATTTAATCACTCTAAATAATACTTTCAAATATAATAATATAAACAATTAATCAAAAACTATTAACAATCATCAAATTATTAATAATCAATCAAACTACAAATAATCATCTAAATGTTCTCTCATCCATTTAGCTCCAGCCTCTAAAACATCAATATTTAACTGAATTAATTTAGGTTTAGAAGAAAATATCTCTCTTATTCCCTCTTTATAAGCATCTTCTGAAATTATAGTTCCTATTTCCATAAGTGTACCTAAAATAGCAGTATTAAAAGCTTTCGAATTTCCAAGAGAATTAGCTATATCTAATGCAGGAACTGGAATTAATTTTATTTTTTTATCCTTTATAACTTCAAAATTATCTAATTTATCAATTTCAAAATCATCTACACGAGAATCATAAAGAATAATACCCTTATCTTTAATATAAGGAGTAAATTTTTCAAGTGCTAGTCTGTTAAGAGCAATAAGAACATCACATTTATCTACAACAGGAGATCCAATTACATCACCAGATATAACCACAGAACAATTGGAAGTCCCTCCTCTTTGTTCTGGACCATAGCTAGGATACCATGAAACATTCTTTCCATCATTACAAGCGGCTTGAGCAAGAGTAAGACCTGCACTAAGTACTCCTTGACCACCAAAACCTGCAATTTTTATATTTACAGGTTTAAATTCAGGATCGATTTTAGTTTCAATAGGATTTTCTCTATCAATGTTAAATATACTATCCAAACTCTCAATAGAAAAATCTGAAGATCCTCTTTCAACTTTTTCTCTTTCTTTAGATAAATCTCTAAAACGTTTAACTGGGAATTCTTTCTCCATTTGTTCCTTAATAAATTTTTCAGCACCTTCAGCATCTTGTCTTAAATTAGTAGGACAAGGAGAAAGAATTTCAATAAAACAATAACCTTTACCTTCTTTTTGGATTCTCAAAGCTTTTTTAACAGCAATTTTAGCTTTTCTAATAGATTTTACATCAGCAAGAGAAACTCTTTCAATAAAAACAGGAGCTTTTAAATTATCAAGAAGTTCACACATATGCATAGGAAAACCAGTGAAATTAGGATCCCTTCCAGATTGAGATGTAACAGTTATTTCTCCAATAAGAGTAGTTGGAGCCATTTGACCTCCCGTCATTCCATAAACAGTATTATTAACAAAGAATACTGCTAATTTTTCACCACGATTAGCTGCTTGAATAGTTTCATTTAAACCAATAGAAGCTAAGTCGCCATCACCCTGATAAGACATTACAATAGCATTATCTTCAGCTCTAGAAATACCAGTACCAACAGCAGGAGCTCTTCCATGAGCAGTTTGTACATTACCACAATTAAAATAATAATAACCAAACACAGCACAGCCAACAGGAGAGATCATTACAGCCCTTTCCTGTATCTCAAGTTCATCCATAGCTTCCCCAATAAGTTTATGAAGAATACCATGACCACAACCTGCACAATAATGTGTAACCTTAGTAAAAGATTCACCTTTACGAGAAAATTCATCATATAAAGAATCTGGTTTTTTGATAACTTTTGTTTCATAAAAATCATTATCAAAATAATTATTATTACTATTATTACTATTATTACTATTAGTATTACTGTCTGTATTTCTAAGAGTATTGTTATTAGTATTGCTATTTACATTATTATTAGACTTATTATTTGTATTACTATTAGTATTACTAGTAGTATTAGTATTAATATTGTTATTAGAATCCATACTTAAAACCCCAATTAATTAATCAATAATTTGATATTTAATATCATCCTCATCAATTCCATCTTTATAATTAGAATCAATATAAGGTTCATCAAACTTGTCTATATCTTCATCATCATCAGGATATTCCTTAGCTAAATTCACTTTACACTTCTCACACTCAGCCAAGTCATATATTTTTTCAAGGATGTCTTTAACCTCAATTAAATTCCCACCCATTCTATTAACTAAATGAACATCTTTACAATCAGATATTGCACAATTAGCTGCCAATTTTATATCTTCTCTCATTTGACCATTACTCATTTCAACAGATATAAATTCACAACCCTTTTTAGCTAATTTATCAATTCTTTTACTTGGAAATGGGAAAAGAGATATTGGTCTAAGTAAACCTACCTTAATTCCAGATTTTTCCCTTGCAATATCAACTGCAGAGCGAGCTAATCTACTACTAATACCATAAGCTACAAGAATTATTTCAGCATCTTCAATATCATTACCTGAAATCATATATTCTTCAAAATCAACTTCATTATTTTCAATTTCATCAAATTTAACTTGGATATCATTATTAAATTTTTCAAGCTGATCAAAATCAAGGAAAATTGAAGTTACAAGATTTTCCATTGTTTCTTTATTTCCACGAACTGCCCAATCATCATCAGGCTTATGATCTATTGATACCTGAGGAAAACGAAGAGGTTCTGCCATTTGACCTAAAACAGCATCGGCTAAAACGATTACAGGATTCCTATACTTATCAGCAAGCATAAATGCTTTCATTGTAAGATCACACATTTCTTGAACACTATTTGGAGCAAGAACAATATTTTTATAATTTCCATGACCCCCACCCTTAACAATTTGATTGTAGTCTCCCTGTTCAGGTCCAATATTACCAAGACCAGGACCTGCTCTCATAATATCAACAATAACTGATGGAAGTTCTGCACCTGCAAGGAAAGTAATTCCTTCTTGTTTTAAACTAATTCCCGGTCCAGAAGAAGCTGTCATTACACGATGACCAGCTGATGCACCACCATAAACCATATTTATGGCTGCTTCTTCACTTTCAGCTTGAACAAACTTTCTTCCAACCATTGGAAAATATTTAGAAGCTTCATGCAATATTTCACTAGCAGGAGTTATTGGATAACCAAAAAAGCAATCACAACCAGCATACATGGCTCCAATAATAATTGCAGTATTTCCTTTAATCATTTGACTAGCCATTTAATTTCACTCCTCTTTTTTAGATTTTTTCCTTTTAGGTATATGAATTTCAACAGCTAATGGTTCTGGACAGGTATAATAACAATCACCACAACCATTACATCCTTTCCCTTTATACACAACATAATTATAACCACTTTCATTAAGATCCTTACTTAACTCAAGAGCATTATTTTTACACGAAATAACACACCTATTACAAGATTTACACTCTTCTTTATGAATAATAGGGAATGGTTGTGGTCTCTCTTTAGATTTTGTCAATTCTAACACCTAATTATTATAGATTAATTAATTATTAACTCTAATTATCAATTCTAATATTAATTTTATAATTTTATTAATTATATTAATGACTTTATTACTAATTTTATTACTAATTATAATTCTAATTATTAGTTTTATTTATTAATTTTAATTATTAATTCTAATTATTCATCAAATAATAAACTAATTACTCATTTATTTATTTTCATCATCAATTCTAATTTCTTTTCTTTTAATTTTACCACTGATAGTTTTTGGAAGCTCATCTACAAATTCAATAATTCTTGGATATTTATAAGGAGCTGTAACTTGTTTTACATGATTTTGTATCTCTTTTTTCAGCTCTTCTGATGGCTCATAACCTTTTGCAAGGACTATTGTGGATTTAACAACCTGACCCCTTACAGGATCTGGAAAACCAGTGATTGCACACTCTAAAACACTTGGATGAGAAACTAAAGCACTTTCTACTTCAAAAGGACCAATTCTATATCCAGAACTCTTTATAATATCATCAGTCCTTCCAATAAACCATAAATAATCATCTTCATCAATCCAAGCAGTATCCCCACTATGATAATGCCCATTATACCATGATTCCGCATTTTTTTCAGGATTTTTGTAATATTCATTAAATAATCCAGTAGGATTACCATTAGCGACATTTATAGTTATTTCACCTTCATCACCAATATCAACAATATTTTCATCATTATCAAGAATTTCAACATTAAAAGTTGGAGCTATTTTACCCATAGACCCTGGACGTGGTTCTAACCATACGAAATTAGCTATAATCACTACAGTCTCACTTTGACCAAAACCTTCTCTTATTTTAAGTCCAGAAATTTCATAAAACTTGTTAAATACTTCAGGATTTAGTGGTTCACCTGCTGTTGTAGCATAAGTCCAATTACTAAAATCATAATCTGATAAATCCTCTTTTATAAGAAATCTATAGATAGTAGGAGGTGCACAAAAAGTATTTACTTTATATTCTTTTACCTTTTCAAGAAGATTTAAAGCATCAAACCTATCATAATCATAAATAAATAGTCCAGTACCAGCTATCCATTGACCATACAAAGATCCCCAACTAGTTTTAGCCCAACCAGTATCTGCAGAAGTATGATGAATTCCATCCTCAACAACATTATGCCAATATTTTGCAGTGATTATATGACCAATAGGATAAGTGAAATCATGTAAAACCATTTTAGGTTGACCACAAGTCCCAGAAGAAAAATAAATTAAAAATTTATCATTATTTTTAGTAGATTCATCACCTGTAGGCCTATCAAAAATATCAGACGCATCATTAATACCATTAGTAAAATTTAACCAACCATCAATAGTTTTATTACCCGTTTTATCTCCAACAAAAATCTTTTTAATTGGTTTGGATGAATCGATTAATTTTTCTGCATCAACAAAATCTTTGATTAAGTCACCTTCATCTAAGGATAAAATCATATCAACATCAGCACTTTCTATTCTATAAATCATATCCTTAACTTTCAACATATGTGTAGCAGGTATAGGTATTGCCCCTATTTTATGAAGAGCCATCATTGAAAACCAAAATTCAAAACGGTTTTTTAAAGTTAGCATTACAGCATCTCCTTTTTTAATACCTAAACTTTTAAAGAAGTTAGCTGTTTTGTTACTATATTTCTTCATATCAGAAAAAGTAAAAATTTCTTCATCTCCATGATCATTACACCAGATAAGAGCTATCTTATTTGGATCCTCCTCAGCATATCTATCTACAACATCAAATGCAAAGTTAAAATTTTCTGGAATCTTAAATTCAAAATTTTCCTTGAAATCATCATAAGATTCAAAATCAACCCTATTAACAAAATTTTTAGTAAGTGATGACATAAAGTACCTCTATAAATAGTTAAAATTTTAATATCTTTAATAAATTCTAATTTAAATATAATTTAAATATAATCTAAATATAATCTAAATATAATCTAAATTAATATAATTTAATCAATCCAAAATATTTAATAATTAGTAAAAATGTTTAATAACATAATTTATTTAATAATCTAATTAATATAAAATACTTAATATATTCTAATTATTGTGCAATAACCGCTAAAAATTTAGCATTTTCATTATTCAAAGCTTTCATAGCATGTTCATAATTTGAATCAAAAAATATTGAGTCCCCTTCATTTAAAATAATCTCACGATTATGAATATATAACATTAAAGAGCCTTCTAAAACATAATTAAACTCTTGACCTGGATGATGGTTCATAGTAGGCTTTTCATCACTTGGTTCAACAGTTACTGTCAAAGTTTCAAGTTTTTTATGAATAAATCTATCGGCTAAATTTTCGCATTTATAACCTTCACGTCTTTCAACTGGAATTCCTTTTCCAGCACGTGTAATATTAAAAATATGCATTCTTGTTTCTTCACCAGAAACTAAAAGCCCCATATCAACCTTTAATATTTGAGATATCTCATATAAAACACCAACAGGAATATCTTTTTCACCAGACTCATAGTTTAGATATTCATTTTCATCAATACCTAAATAAGCAGCAATTTGATTTATAGATATATCAGAAAGATTTCTAAGCTCTTTTACCCTAAATCCAATATCTTTAACTATATCATTCAATATAAACACCTATTAATATTATTTAGTTTTTTATAATAATTTTCATTAATACACTCAATAATACTTTATAATATAATTGATAATACTTTTAATAATAATTTTAATAATAATTCAATTAATATTTTTATAAAACTTTTAATAAAATTTATTTTTTAAAGAAATTTATTTTATATATTATCAGTTTTATAAATTATATGTATATATTATAAACTATTTATTCTTATCTTCATTCCTTATCTGAACTCTCCTAATTTTACCACTAATAGTTTTTGGAAGTTCATCTACAAATTCAACAACTCTAGGATATTTATAAGGAGCAGTTACATTTTTAACATGGTTTTGAAGTTCTTTTTTAAGTTCATCGGAAGGTTCATATTCTTTAGCAAGAACAACAGTTGCTTTAACAATTTGACCTCTCACAGCATCTGGAGTACCAGTAATTGCACATTCTAAAACACTCGGATGAGATATTAAAGCACTTTCAACCTCAAAAGGACCAATCCTATATCCAGAACTCTTTATAATGTCATCATTTCTTCCTACAAACCACAAAAATCCATCTTCATCTTTCCAAGCAGTATCTCCACTATGATAATAATTATCATACCAAACCTCATTAGTCTTTTCTTCATTTCTGTAATATCCTTTAAAAAGCCCAGGAGGAAGGTTGGAAGTTTCAATAGATATCTCACCCTCGTCACCAACATCGACTTCATTATCATTACTATTTAATAAAGTTACATTAAAACATGGTGCAGGTTTACCCATTGATCCTGGCTTTGGGTCCATCCAAATAAAATTAGCCACACTAATAACGGTTTCAGTTTGACCAAACCCTTCTTTTAGCTTTAAACCAAAAATTTCATGAACTTTGTTATAAACTTCAGGGTTTAATGGCTCACCCGCTGTTGTACAATATTTCAAACTACTAAAATCATATTTTGAAAGATCTTCTTTTATTAAGAATCTATATATTGTTGGAGGAGCGCAAAAAGTATTAATTTGATATTTTTCAATTTTTTCAATCAAGTTTAAAGCATTAAACCTATCATAATCATAGATAAATACAGAAGTTCCTACAATCCACTGACCATATAAACCACCCCAAACTGCCTTCATCCAACCGGTATCAGCAGAAGTGTGATGTATTCCATTTTCAATAGCATTGTGCCAATACTTAGAAGTTATTATATGAGCTAATGGATATCTAAAATCATGCCCTACCATTTTAGGCTGACCAGATGTCCCAGAAGAAAAATAAATTATCATTATATCTTCATTTTTGTTAGAATCACTACCAGTAGGACGAATAAAAGAATCATCTTCTTTTTCAATAGCTTCTCTAAAATTATCCCATCCAACAAATGAATTTTCAATATTAAAAGAATCTTCATTAGAATTAACCACTAATTTTTTTAGTTTAACTCCAAGTTCTAATTCTGCTTTATCGAATTCTGAAAGAAGTTCAGAATCATCAACAGATATAACCATGTCAATACTAGCTTTATCTATTCTATAAATAATATCTTTTTTCTTAAGCATATGTGTAGCTGGAACAGGAATGGCTCCAATTTTATGAAGTGCAATGATAGAAAACCAAAATTCAAAACGGTTTTTTAAAGTTAACATTACCTTATCGCCTTTTTTAATGCCATACCTTCTTATTAAATTAGCTGCTTTATTAGAATAATTCTTTATATCCTTAAATGTGAATTTTTTTTCTTCACCAAAATCATTACACCATAACAATGCAATTTTTTCTGGATCCTCATCAGCATATCTATCAACAACATCATAAGCAAAGTTAAAGTTTTCTGGAACATTAAACTCAAAATTATTTTTAAAATCTTCATAAGAGTCAAATTCGACTCTGTTAACAAATTCTTTAAGTAAAGATGACATATAATTGCCTCGGGATTATTTTTAATAATATTTACAAAGTTACCTATAAATAATATTTATTTTAACAATCTTTATTATTTAATAATTTTATTTTAAATTTTTATTTTAATAATAAATCAGATGAAAATTAATCATTTAAACAAACTAATTATATATGAAAACTAATCATATAATAAAAACATCCTATATAAAAAGTTAAATAATTAAATCTTAAATATTAAAGACTAATAAATATTGAATTAAACATAATATCAAATAATTTTATTATATATTAAAAATATTTAAATAATGCTTATTTGATATTCATATAATATTTACATAATATTAAATAATATTCATATAATAGTAGTATGATATTAGTATAATAGTAGTATCATATTAGCATAGTATTAAATAGTAATTATATAATATTAAACAATATTGCCCATAGTATTAAATAATATAATAAAATATCAACTAAAAATAATTAATAATAACATACTATAATATTACAGCCAAAAATTTAGCAGATTTACCATTTAATGCTTTCATTGCATGTTCATAATTTGAATCAAAAAAGATAGAATCTCCTTCATTTAAAATAATTTCATTATCATGAATATATAATTTTAAAGCGCCTTCTAAGATATAATTAAACTCTTGACCAGGATGAGTATTTTTAGAAGGTTCATCAACAATATCTTTTGGTTCAACAGTTACAATAAAAGTTTCACCTTTTTTATGAATAAATTTTTCAGCGAGATTTTCATACTTATATTGTTTCCTACGCTCTACAGAAACTCCTTCATTTTTTCTAGTAACATTGAAGATATGCATCCTTGTTTCTTCACCAGTCAAAAGTAGACCCATATCAACTTTAAATTTATGAGCTATTTCATATAAAACACTTGCAGGAATATCTTTTTCACCATTTTCATAGCTAATATATTCATCTTCACTTATATTGCATACATCAGCCATCTCTTTAGTAGTAAAATCAGATAAATTCCTAAGTTCTTTTACTCTAGCACCAATATCTTTAATAGTTTCATTCAAATTAACACCATTCCTCTAATTTAATGAACAAATAATTATTAATCTATGATATTTTATATTTTGTTGATTATTGATATTTAACTAATTATTAATATCTTGCTAATTATTAATACCTTGTTGATTATTAATAATCTACAAATTATTAGTATTTTATTATCTATTAATTTCATGAATAATTTTTAACTTATAAATAATTTTTAAAATAAAAAATATTTTAAAAGTTTACTTTAGTCTATGATAATAAGCTTTTAACAATAAACATTATATTTTTTAAAGAATATAAATATTATCACTATTTGTAATAGATTAATAGATAAATATTAACAGTTGAATATTTCTAATAAAATTATAAAAATTTGTATAGTTAGAAAATAAGAAAATTTAATTAATAATAACTTACAAAACTGTAATCAAAATTATATTAAAATACATGAAAATAAAGTAAGGTGAAATTATGTCGGAAATTGCTGATAATGTCATTTTTAAGAAAGATTCTGGTGAAAAAATAAATGTTCTTCAAAAATATGTAGGTCTTAAAGCAAGACAAGGAGGAATATTAACTGTCAATTTTAGAACTCCGAATGAAGATATGGACCAAATAAAACATTTTTTTGAAGGTATGAAAGGATCAGAAGCATTAAAATATAATATTGGTGAAACTGGAGATGTTGATTGTTATTTTAAAGGTGTTGCTCCACTTTTAAAACAAATTGACGAAGCAGGATTTGAATACTCATTTCTGTCAGTCACATTACAAGAGCTAAAAAAAGATTACGATGATGATATCCCAAATGGTTGTAGTTGTTAAAAAGAAATTATAAAAATAAATTGAAAAATAAAAATAAATAAAAAATAAATAATTAAAAATAAGTTAAAAAATTAAATTAAAAAATTAAAAAAGTAGTATAAACAAATATTACTACTTAAAATTTCTCTTTAAAGATATTGTAAATCTCATCAGTATCTTCAAATACAAAAGTATTATTCATATTTGAAATTTTTCTAACACAATCAATATCCT
This genomic interval carries:
- a CDS encoding 2-oxoacid:acceptor oxidoreductase family protein, with translation MDSNNNINTNTTSNTNSNTNNKSNNNVNSNTNNNTLRNTDSNTNSNNSNNSNNNYFDNDFYETKVIKKPDSLYDEFSRKGESFTKVTHYCAGCGHGILHKLIGEAMDELEIQERAVMISPVGCAVFGYYYFNCGNVQTAHGRAPAVGTGISRAEDNAIVMSYQGDGDLASIGLNETIQAANRGEKLAVFFVNNTVYGMTGGQMAPTTLIGEITVTSQSGRDPNFTGFPMHMCELLDNLKAPVFIERVSLADVKSIRKAKIAVKKALRIQKEGKGYCFIEILSPCPTNLRQDAEGAEKFIKEQMEKEFPVKRFRDLSKEREKVERGSSDFSIESLDSIFNIDRENPIETKIDPEFKPVNIKIAGFGGQGVLSAGLTLAQAACNDGKNVSWYPSYGPEQRGGTSNCSVVISGDVIGSPVVDKCDVLIALNRLALEKFTPYIKDKGIILYDSRVDDFEIDKLDNFEVIKDKKIKLIPVPALDIANSLGNSKAFNTAILGTLMEIGTIISEDAYKEGIREIFSSKPKLIQLNIDVLEAGAKWMREHLDDYL
- a CDS encoding 3-methyl-2-oxobutanoate dehydrogenase subunit VorB, with protein sequence MASQMIKGNTAIIIGAMYAGCDCFFGYPITPASEILHEASKYFPMVGRKFVQAESEEAAINMVYGGASAGHRVMTASSGPGISLKQEGITFLAGAELPSVIVDIMRAGPGLGNIGPEQGDYNQIVKGGGHGNYKNIVLAPNSVQEMCDLTMKAFMLADKYRNPVIVLADAVLGQMAEPLRFPQVSIDHKPDDDWAVRGNKETMENLVTSIFLDFDQLEKFNNDIQVKFDEIENNEVDFEEYMISGNDIEDAEIILVAYGISSRLARSAVDIAREKSGIKVGLLRPISLFPFPSKRIDKLAKKGCEFISVEMSNGQMREDIKLAANCAISDCKDVHLVNRMGGNLIEVKDILEKIYDLAECEKCKVNLAKEYPDDDEDIDKFDEPYIDSNYKDGIDEDDIKYQIID
- a CDS encoding 4Fe-4S dicluster domain-containing protein gives rise to the protein MTKSKERPQPFPIIHKEECKSCNRCVISCKNNALELSKDLNESGYNYVVYKGKGCNGCGDCYYTCPEPLAVEIHIPKRKKSKKEE
- a CDS encoding AMP-binding protein — protein: MSSLTKNFVNRVDFESYDDFKENFEFKIPENFNFAFDVVDRYAEEDPNKIALIWCNDHGDEEIFTFSDMKKYSNKTANFFKSLGIKKGDAVMLTLKNRFEFWFSMMALHKIGAIPIPATHMLKVKDMIYRIESADVDMILSLDEGDLIKDFVDAEKLIDSSKPIKKIFVGDKTGNKTIDGWLNFTNGINDASDIFDRPTGDESTKNNDKFLIYFSSGTCGQPKMVLHDFTYPIGHIITAKYWHNVVEDGIHHTSADTGWAKTSWGSLYGQWIAGTGLFIYDYDRFDALNLLEKVKEYKVNTFCAPPTIYRFLIKEDLSDYDFSNWTYATTAGEPLNPEVFNKFYEISGLKIREGFGQSETVVIIANFVWLEPRPGSMGKIAPTFNVEILDNDENIVDIGDEGEITINVANGNPTGLFNEYYKNPEKNAESWYNGHYHSGDTAWIDEDDYLWFIGRTDDIIKSSGYRIGPFEVESALVSHPSVLECAITGFPDPVRGQVVKSTIVLAKGYEPSEELKKEIQNHVKQVTAPYKYPRIIEFVDELPKTISGKIKRKEIRIDDENK
- a CDS encoding helix-turn-helix domain-containing protein, which produces MFILNDIVKDIGFRVKELRNLSDISINQIAAYLGIDENEYLNYESGEKDIPVGVLYEISQILKVDMGLLVSGEETRMHIFNITRAGKGIPVERREGYKCENLADRFIHKKLETLTVTVEPSDEKPTMNHHPGQEFNYVLEGSLMLYIHNREIILNEGDSIFFDSNYEHAMKALNNENAKFLAVIAQ
- a CDS encoding AMP-binding protein; the protein is MSSLLKEFVNRVEFDSYEDFKNNFEFNVPENFNFAYDVVDRYADEDPEKIALLWCNDFGEEKKFTFKDIKNYSNKAANLIRRYGIKKGDKVMLTLKNRFEFWFSIIALHKIGAIPVPATHMLKKKDIIYRIDKASIDMVISVDDSELLSEFDKAELELGVKLKKLVVNSNEDSFNIENSFVGWDNFREAIEKEDDSFIRPTGSDSNKNEDIMIIYFSSGTSGQPKMVGHDFRYPLAHIITSKYWHNAIENGIHHTSADTGWMKAVWGGLYGQWIVGTSVFIYDYDRFNALNLIEKIEKYQINTFCAPPTIYRFLIKEDLSKYDFSSLKYCTTAGEPLNPEVYNKVHEIFGLKLKEGFGQTETVISVANFIWMDPKPGSMGKPAPCFNVTLLNSNDNEVDVGDEGEISIETSNLPPGLFKGYYRNEEKTNEVWYDNYYHSGDTAWKDEDGFLWFVGRNDDIIKSSGYRIGPFEVESALISHPSVLECAITGTPDAVRGQIVKATVVLAKEYEPSDELKKELQNHVKNVTAPYKYPRVVEFVDELPKTISGKIRRVQIRNEDKNK
- a CDS encoding helix-turn-helix domain-containing protein, which produces MNETIKDIGARVKELRNLSDFTTKEMADVCNISEDEYISYENGEKDIPASVLYEIAHKFKVDMGLLLTGEETRMHIFNVTRKNEGVSVERRKQYKYENLAEKFIHKKGETFIVTVEPKDIVDEPSKNTHPGQEFNYILEGALKLYIHDNEIILNEGDSIFFDSNYEHAMKALNGKSAKFLAVIL